One window of Papaver somniferum cultivar HN1 chromosome 9, ASM357369v1, whole genome shotgun sequence genomic DNA carries:
- the LOC113313843 gene encoding chloroplastic import inner membrane translocase subunit HP30-2-like, with protein MEGGGSGSVVLPLKKNINIKSVYTQLQTKWGELEKGFQGWVCKQPVLVETAAVAATYALQGAVVGLLYGSLAQSAANSYLPFEEFGKTRLLQVRNFSVLRGTDGAVISAMRRIRGGKDDTKARAVAAFTSGFMFQVVSNIPSPSTPEAIATGLLFAVCHGLAHEVLVRSNSSQPPVENTCYTRARCMLSNLGLQNYENNFKKNQLTDNTMPLLKESDLVMAGIPLGPRTLILNHIKRDPDLIKTQGS; from the exons ATGGAGGGAGGAGGATCAGGATCAGTGGTGTTGCCACTTAAGAAGAATATTAATATTAAATCTGTATATACTCAGCTTCAAACAAAATGGGGGGAATTAGAAAAGGGTTTCCAAGGCTGGGTTTGTAAACAACCTGTACTTGTTgaaactgctgctgttgctgcaaccTATGCTCTACAAGGAGCTGTTGTCGGTCTTTTGTATGGAAGCCTTGCTCAGTCTGCAGCCAATAGTTATCTTCCTTTTGAG GAATTCGGCAAAACTCGTTTGCTGCAGGTTCGTAATTTCTCAGTTTTGAGGGGGACCGATGGTGCTGTGATTTCTGCTATGAGAAGAATTAGAGGAGGGAAAGACGATACCAAGGCTAG AGCAGTAGCAGCTTTTACTTCTGGATTTATGTTTCAAGTGGTCAGTAACATTCCTTCTCCTAGCACCCCAGAGGCAATCGCAACAGGTCTTCTCTTTGCGGTTTGTCACGGTCTTGCGCATGAG GTGCTTGTAAGATCTAACTCTTCTCAGCCGCCAGTGGAGAATACATGCTATACCAGAGCAAGATGCATGTTGTCGAACCTAGGCCTTCAGAATTACGAGAATAACTTCAAGAAGAACCAATTAACGGACAATACTATGCCTTTGCTTAAAGAAAG TGATCTTGTAATGGCTGGAATCCCTCTTGGACCAAGGACTCTTATACTGAACCACATTAAAAG GGATCCGGATCTGATAAAGACACAGGGAAGCTGA
- the LOC113313355 gene encoding chloroplastic import inner membrane translocase subunit HP30-2-like, translating into MPMSDSVVYNYMMEGGGGTVALPPKKSVITQLQTKWGELENGYKGWVSKQCLPVEIATVAATHAFQGAAFGVLLGNILKNFRPFQKYGSIPLIVSLARNFALLRGTNGAMTCGMKRIRGGKDDTKARTVAGFTSGFMTSVIDDFPSPPNISIGIGIGLLFAVLNGLLHKVLSSQQPVLDDRCYTRTRCMLSKLGLQKYEKHFKKHLLTDNTMPLLNHSDLAEARIPLGPRVLILNHIERDRKMQGG; encoded by the exons ATGCCGATGAGCGATAGCGTAGTGTACAAC TATATGATGGAGGGAGGAGGAGGAACAGTGGCATTGCCACCTAAAAAATCAGTAATCACTCAGCTTCAAACCAAATGGGGGGAATTAGAAAATGGTTACAAAGGTTGGGTTTCTAAACAATGTTTACCAGTTGAAATTGCTACTGTCGCTGCCACCCATGCTTTTCAAGGAGCTGCTTTCGGTGTTTTGCTTGGTAACATTTTGAAGAATTTTCGTCCATTTCAG AAATACGGGAGTATTCCTTTGATAGTATCTTTAGCTCGTAATTTTGCTCTTTTGAGGGGCACTAATGGTGCTATGACCTGTGGTATGAAAAGAATTAGAGGAGGGAAAGACGATACCAAGGCTAG AACGGTGGCAGGTTTTACTTCTGGATTCATGACAAGTGTGATTGATGACTTTCCTTCTCCTCCTAACATCTCTATTGGGATCGGAATAGGGCTCCTCTTTGCGGTTTTAAATGGTCTTCTGCACAAG GTATTGTCTTCTCAGCAGCCAGTATTGGATGATAGATGCTATACCAGAACAAGATGCATGTTGTCAAAGCTAGGCCTTCAGAAGTACGAGAAGCACTTCAAGAAACACTTGTTAACAGACAATACTATGCCATTGCTTAATCATAG TGACCTTGCGGAGGCAAGAATCCCTCTTGGACCAAGGGTTCTAATACTGAACCACATTGAAAG GGATCGAAAGATGCAGGGAGGCTGA